One Mycoavidus sp. HKI genomic region harbors:
- a CDS encoding amino acid permease — MTKPLGSRIAAPATCGVLDTGLKERHVAMLSIGGVIGAGLFVGSGHAIAAAGPAVIIAYLISGIIVLLVMRMLGEMAVALPDTGSFSTYADHAIGRWAGFTIGWLYWWRKVLVIPLEATAAAIILHSWFPDIATWVFALTITAALTSSNLLKVAYYGELEFWFALTKITAIIIFICIGAAAIMGFLPNSSVSGIGALSNAVGGFAPNGLEAVIGAMVIAMFSLFGAEVATIAAVESKNPVRQITRATNSAIWRISIFYLASLFVVISLVPWDDPLLPEMGAYQRVLELVNIPYAKALVDIIVLIALISCLNSALYTASRMIFSLSQRGDAPAAIQRTTRNGVPVLAVLASTAVAFLTVIANYIMPKQVFTFLLATSGAIGLLVYLVIAVSQLRLRKRLLANGEQLKLKMWLFPWLTWIVIVAIVGILFAMFIQPHHRTEMLITTALAVIVAVTGLVINRHRKEPEFPSNR; from the coding sequence ATGACCAAACCATTGGGCAGTCGAATTGCTGCACCAGCAACTTGCGGTGTTCTCGATACTGGGCTCAAGGAACGCCACGTTGCAATGCTTTCGATTGGCGGCGTGATTGGCGCTGGCTTATTCGTTGGTTCTGGACATGCGATTGCCGCGGCTGGGCCAGCTGTGATCATTGCGTATCTGATTTCAGGAATCATCGTTTTATTGGTCATGCGGATGTTAGGCGAAATGGCAGTCGCTTTACCGGATACGGGCTCTTTTTCAACTTATGCCGATCATGCCATTGGTCGTTGGGCAGGTTTTACAATCGGCTGGCTTTATTGGTGGCGCAAGGTTTTAGTCATCCCGCTAGAAGCGACTGCCGCAGCGATTATTTTGCATTCATGGTTTCCAGATATTGCCACTTGGGTCTTTGCTCTAACGATTACTGCGGCGCTAACTTCAAGCAATTTATTGAAAGTCGCGTACTACGGCGAGCTTGAATTCTGGTTTGCCCTCACCAAAATTACCGCAATTATTATCTTTATTTGCATTGGCGCGGCCGCGATTATGGGCTTTCTGCCAAACAGTAGCGTCAGCGGCATAGGCGCGCTTTCTAATGCGGTGGGCGGCTTTGCGCCAAACGGTTTGGAGGCGGTGATCGGGGCCATGGTGATTGCCATGTTTAGCTTATTTGGCGCGGAAGTCGCGACGATTGCTGCGGTTGAATCCAAAAATCCCGTCCGGCAAATCACCCGAGCGACTAATTCCGCCATCTGGCGTATCAGTATCTTTTATCTAGCCTCGCTTTTCGTAGTGATCTCGTTAGTGCCATGGGACGATCCCCTATTGCCAGAGATGGGTGCGTATCAACGTGTGCTTGAGTTAGTTAACATCCCTTATGCGAAAGCGCTGGTGGATATTATTGTCCTGATCGCGTTAATTAGTTGCCTAAATTCTGCTCTATACACTGCCTCAAGGATGATTTTTTCGCTTAGCCAGCGTGGCGATGCCCCGGCTGCAATTCAACGCACAACGCGCAATGGCGTGCCAGTACTCGCAGTGCTTGCCTCTACCGCAGTCGCTTTTTTAACGGTCATTGCCAACTATATAATGCCCAAGCAAGTATTTACCTTCTTGCTCGCAACTTCAGGCGCGATCGGGTTGTTAGTGTATTTAGTCATTGCCGTCTCTCAGCTGCGTTTACGCAAGCGCTTACTCGCTAACGGTGAGCAACTAAAACTTAAGATGTGGCTCTTCCCATGGCTCACTTGGATTGTCATTGTAGCTATCGTTGGGATCTTATTCGCCATGTTTATCCAGCCTCACCACCGCACGGAAATGCTGATCACGACAGCGTTAGCAGTGATTGTGGCAGTGACGGGCTTAGTCATCAATCGCCACCGCAAGGAACCTGAGTTCCCATCTAATCGTTAA
- a CDS encoding KamA family radical SAM protein, producing the protein MTQEVLAAPKFKPYTRQSIQQAPQWEKIPTELREAVLVVSRVLPFRTNQYVMSELIDWDRVPDDPMYRLTFPHQDMLPPAEYAHLRDLVLIKKDEAAIEMQVKKIRLQMNPHPAGQMTHNVPMLDGAPVQGLQHKYKETVLFFPSAGQTCHAYCTFCFRWPQFVGMEGLKFDARESSELVSYLKQHKEVTDVLITGGDPLIMNTRSLTGYIEPLLDPELEHIQNIRIGTKSVAYWPQRFVTDKDADDLLRLFERVVKAGKNLALMGHYNHPVELRQEMAQKALKRILSTGATVRMQSPLIRHINDDAKAWAELWTLGVRLGAIPYYMFVERDTGPHEYFQMPLAKAYEIFQAAYQTVSGLARTVRGPSMSAFPGKVVVDGIVNIRDEKVFALQFLQARNPDWVRRPFYAKFDPKATWLDDLVPAFGEKRFFFETEEKAPTDIRSNISHPTHSVIKFTPRELRKAS; encoded by the coding sequence GTGACTCAAGAGGTTCTCGCTGCACCGAAATTTAAGCCTTATACCCGGCAATCCATCCAGCAAGCGCCGCAGTGGGAAAAAATCCCAACAGAACTGCGCGAAGCAGTACTCGTAGTTTCGCGTGTCCTGCCCTTTCGTACGAATCAATATGTCATGAGCGAGTTGATTGATTGGGATCGTGTGCCAGACGATCCAATGTATCGTCTCACCTTTCCGCATCAAGACATGTTGCCACCCGCAGAGTATGCTCATCTGAGGGATTTAGTGCTCATCAAAAAAGATGAGGCGGCGATTGAAATGCAAGTTAAAAAAATCCGCTTGCAAATGAATCCGCACCCAGCCGGCCAAATGACGCACAACGTGCCTATGCTAGATGGAGCCCCTGTTCAGGGCCTACAGCATAAATATAAAGAGACCGTGTTGTTCTTTCCAAGCGCCGGACAAACCTGCCATGCCTATTGCACATTCTGCTTTCGCTGGCCGCAATTTGTGGGCATGGAAGGCCTCAAGTTCGATGCGAGAGAGTCAAGCGAATTAGTTTCCTATCTCAAGCAACATAAAGAAGTCACGGATGTGCTGATTACTGGGGGGGATCCCCTCATTATGAACACCCGCTCGCTGACTGGGTACATTGAGCCACTACTCGATCCAGAACTCGAGCATATTCAAAACATTCGCATTGGGACTAAATCGGTTGCTTACTGGCCACAGCGGTTTGTAACTGATAAAGATGCCGACGATTTATTGCGCCTTTTCGAGAGGGTTGTCAAGGCAGGTAAAAACCTAGCGCTCATGGGCCATTACAATCACCCGGTTGAATTGCGCCAAGAGATGGCGCAAAAAGCGCTTAAGCGTATTCTGTCAACCGGCGCCACGGTACGAATGCAGTCCCCGTTAATCCGCCACATCAATGACGACGCTAAAGCATGGGCCGAATTATGGACACTGGGCGTTCGTCTAGGGGCCATTCCGTACTATATGTTTGTTGAGCGCGATACCGGACCCCATGAATATTTTCAAATGCCGCTGGCCAAAGCGTATGAGATTTTTCAGGCAGCGTATCAAACCGTCTCTGGCCTAGCTCGCACCGTGCGCGGCCCTTCAATGAGCGCGTTTCCGGGTAAAGTGGTGGTAGATGGTATCGTGAATATTCGCGACGAAAAGGTGTTTGCGCTACAGTTTCTGCAAGCCCGCAACCCAGATTGGGTACGTCGGCCTTTCTATGCGAAATTCGATCCAAAGGCCACTTGGTTAGATGACTTAGTGCCGGCTTTTGGCGAGAAACGCTTTTTCTTTGAGACAGAAGAAAAGGCTCCTACAGATATTAGGTCAAACATAAGCCACCCGACGCATTCAGTGATCAAATTTACTCCGCGCGAACTACGCAAGGCGTCTTAG
- a CDS encoding hemerythrin domain-containing protein — protein MASTKTATTTTKKSTHASKTLGATAMLRADHKHVKELFEEYEKARVATKKKDLVTQICIELTVHAQLEEEIFYPAVKKALKDHELVPEATVEHDTLKNLIAQVKDVEPNGEMFDAKIKVLSEYVKHHVKEEQNEMFPKVEGSKLDMIELGAQMAARKDELRIKFA, from the coding sequence ATGGCAAGCACAAAGACGGCAACGACGACCACGAAGAAGAGCACCCATGCATCAAAAACCTTAGGAGCCACAGCGATGCTGCGGGCTGACCACAAACACGTCAAGGAGCTTTTCGAAGAATACGAAAAAGCGCGCGTGGCCACGAAGAAAAAAGACTTGGTCACGCAAATTTGCATCGAGTTAACGGTCCATGCCCAGCTTGAAGAGGAGATATTTTATCCCGCCGTCAAGAAAGCTTTAAAGGACCACGAGCTGGTGCCTGAGGCAACTGTCGAACACGATACCCTTAAGAACCTCATCGCTCAAGTCAAGGACGTTGAGCCCAATGGCGAAATGTTCGACGCGAAGATCAAAGTGTTGTCCGAGTACGTGAAGCATCATGTCAAGGAAGAGCAGAACGAGATGTTTCCAAAGGTCGAGGGCTCAAAGTTAGACATGATTGAACTAGGTGCCCAGATGGCAGCTCGTAAGGATGAGTTGAGGATAAAGTTTGCGTAG
- a CDS encoding IS4 family transposase: protein MSWAAKEFKTVDLGDKRLNKRLMLLAERLGEKPTASLPGACKGWAETQGAYRFLSQEDIGWESILEPHWSCSRARLQEQRTVLCIQDTTELNFNGQSIEGLGPLCYEAQRGMYLHPTYAVSLEREPLGVLDAWMWARASKEDVENRSGIKESIRWIEGYSRLAELSAELPETRLVYMADRESDMLELICKASELGNPVDWLIRSCHNRVLPDGARLWEAVGAQAAVGELHFMMPSRHGQKARAVRQQVRMKRVVLDDRKGSPLEVTCVIAQEVEVPSGCKPVEWRLLTNRVVLDFDAAVELIDWYRARWEIEMFFHVLKNGCRVEALQLGAIEKLERALAVYMVVAWRIARLMRLGRTCPDLEAELLFEPEEWQAAYLLMKKPVPKKTPRLNEVVRLIAMLGGFLGRKGDGEPGVKTIWQGLQQVTAFAQGLRWARQNQIF, encoded by the coding sequence ATGAGCTGGGCAGCGAAAGAATTTAAGACAGTAGATTTAGGTGACAAGCGGTTAAACAAGAGGCTGATGTTGCTTGCAGAGCGTCTTGGGGAAAAGCCGACGGCGAGTCTGCCTGGGGCATGTAAAGGGTGGGCGGAAACCCAGGGGGCGTATCGATTTTTATCTCAAGAGGATATAGGTTGGGAGTCTATTTTAGAGCCGCACTGGTCCTGTTCGCGTGCGCGCTTACAAGAGCAGCGTACCGTTTTGTGCATCCAAGACACCACGGAACTGAACTTCAACGGACAATCGATAGAAGGCTTGGGTCCCCTGTGTTACGAAGCGCAACGAGGTATGTACCTGCACCCGACGTATGCGGTATCGTTGGAGCGTGAACCGTTAGGCGTATTAGATGCGTGGATGTGGGCACGTGCATCCAAAGAAGACGTAGAGAATCGGTCTGGGATCAAGGAAAGTATACGCTGGATCGAAGGGTATAGCCGACTGGCAGAACTCTCAGCCGAGTTACCCGAGACACGTTTGGTGTATATGGCAGACCGTGAATCCGACATGCTAGAACTGATATGCAAAGCCTCCGAACTGGGGAATCCGGTGGATTGGTTAATTCGCTCGTGTCACAACCGGGTGCTACCAGATGGTGCTCGCCTGTGGGAGGCAGTCGGTGCGCAGGCAGCGGTAGGCGAATTGCATTTTATGATGCCCTCACGGCATGGCCAAAAGGCTCGAGCGGTACGTCAGCAAGTCAGAATGAAACGCGTTGTCCTTGATGATAGAAAGGGCTCCCCGTTAGAAGTGACCTGCGTAATAGCCCAAGAAGTGGAGGTACCGTCTGGCTGTAAGCCTGTGGAGTGGCGCTTGCTCACTAATCGCGTGGTACTTGATTTCGACGCAGCAGTGGAGTTGATTGACTGGTATCGGGCTCGCTGGGAGATTGAGATGTTCTTCCACGTTCTCAAAAACGGCTGTCGCGTCGAGGCGCTGCAACTAGGGGCTATCGAAAAGTTAGAGAGGGCGCTGGCGGTCTATATGGTGGTGGCTTGGCGAATCGCTCGCTTGATGAGACTAGGCCGTACTTGCCCTGATCTGGAAGCAGAACTGCTGTTTGAGCCAGAGGAATGGCAAGCCGCGTATCTTCTCATGAAAAAACCTGTGCCAAAAAAGACGCCTCGACTCAATGAAGTAGTGCGGCTTATTGCGATGTTGGGTGGATTCTTAGGCCGAAAAGGGGATGGCGAGCCCGGCGTAAAAACCATCTGGCAAGGATTACAGCAGGTTACTGCCTTTGCTCAGGGTCTACGCTGGGCGCGCCAAAACCAGATATTTTGA
- a CDS encoding aromatic amino acid transporter has product MLIIATVVGGGMFSLPIAMSGVWFVGGATILILVALMMLMTGLLLLEVNLHFKPGASFNTFTTELLGKKWSVLVGASFIFVLYILTYAYISGSSAVLSQTLIKYTDISLPVSFLVLIVSFIVGLIAWYSSRWVGRIVTVLTFGKFIAFFATFSGMVSHIEIAKLLDSASVALKDTHYFPYVLMTLPFCIISFGFHGNMPSLVRLYGKSGIRNITRSIIIGMAVSLLLYIFWLLVTMGNISRAEFPQIIAKGGNIDTFVGALHGALNSKYMDLILTFFGNFAVASSMLAATLGLFDYIADLFNFKNDRIGRFKTAVITYLPPAVVCSFYPNGFIYAIGYAGLAFTIWSVILPPFLVKSARKRYAQAIYTAPCNNLMLNLIIVCGFIVYLTVIMSMFGWLPVFK; this is encoded by the coding sequence ATGTTGATTATCGCCACGGTGGTAGGCGGCGGTATGTTTTCCTTGCCTATCGCCATGTCCGGCGTCTGGTTTGTTGGCGGGGCAACTATCCTTATTTTAGTTGCCTTAATGATGCTGATGACTGGCTTGCTTTTACTGGAGGTCAATCTTCATTTCAAGCCCGGTGCGAGTTTTAATACTTTTACCACCGAGCTGCTGGGTAAAAAATGGAGCGTGCTAGTTGGCGCCTCTTTTATTTTTGTGCTGTATATTCTGACCTATGCTTATATTTCCGGCTCTTCAGCAGTACTCTCTCAGACCCTAATTAAATATACTGATATATCGCTGCCGGTGAGTTTCTTGGTGCTTATCGTTAGTTTTATTGTTGGTCTGATTGCTTGGTATAGCTCACGGTGGGTCGGCCGGATTGTTACCGTACTGACCTTTGGTAAATTTATTGCTTTTTTTGCTACCTTTTCCGGCATGGTCAGCCATATTGAAATAGCTAAACTTTTAGATTCGGCCTCGGTCGCGCTCAAAGACACTCATTATTTCCCGTATGTACTGATGACCTTGCCCTTCTGTATTATTTCGTTTGGTTTTCACGGTAACATGCCTAGCTTAGTGAGATTGTATGGAAAATCCGGCATCCGTAACATCACTCGTTCTATTATTATCGGCATGGCAGTTTCTCTTCTGCTTTATATCTTCTGGCTGCTAGTCACAATGGGCAATATTAGCCGCGCCGAGTTTCCCCAGATTATCGCCAAAGGCGGCAACATCGATACCTTTGTCGGAGCGCTCCACGGTGCTTTGAACAGCAAGTACATGGATTTGATTTTGACGTTTTTTGGGAATTTTGCCGTGGCGAGTTCAATGTTGGCGGCAACATTAGGGCTGTTTGATTATATCGCCGACCTCTTTAATTTCAAAAATGATCGTATTGGACGATTTAAAACCGCCGTTATCACCTATTTACCTCCGGCGGTGGTCTGTTCTTTTTATCCTAATGGTTTTATTTATGCTATTGGGTATGCTGGGCTAGCTTTTACTATTTGGAGCGTGATTTTACCGCCGTTTTTGGTAAAAAGCGCTCGCAAGCGTTATGCGCAGGCAATATATACTGCACCATGCAATAATCTAATGCTTAACCTGATTATTGTTTGCGGCTTTATAGTTTACCTGACGGTGATTATGAGTATGTTTGGTTGGTTGCCAGTTTTCAAGTAA
- a CDS encoding CopD family protein, translated as MLWIKSLHIVFVASWFAGLAYLPRIYMNLAQETEPAAIKRLLMMARKLFRFMTIIAIPALGFGLWLWLVVGIGLEGPGNGWMHTKLSIVALLIAYHITCGKLLAVFEQGRNKRSQCWYRGFSELPVLGLLAAVLLVVFKPF; from the coding sequence ATGCTTTGGATTAAATCGTTACATATTGTTTTTGTTGCATCGTGGTTTGCGGGCCTGGCTTACCTGCCACGGATTTATATGAATCTGGCGCAAGAAACCGAGCCGGCAGCGATCAAACGCTTGCTGATGATGGCTCGTAAGCTGTTTCGCTTTATGACGATTATTGCCATACCCGCGCTTGGCTTTGGCCTTTGGTTATGGCTAGTGGTTGGCATTGGCCTGGAAGGCCCAGGTAATGGCTGGATGCATACGAAGCTAAGTATTGTTGCGCTGCTGATTGCTTACCATATTACCTGTGGCAAGCTGCTAGCGGTATTCGAGCAGGGGCGTAATAAACGTAGCCAATGCTGGTATCGGGGGTTTAGTGAGCTGCCGGTGTTGGGGCTGCTAGCTGCTGTACTTTTAGTGGTTTTCAAACCGTTTTAA
- a CDS encoding glutamate-5-semialdehyde dehydrogenase, whose product MNIDHYMTDLGQRARTASRAMARATTAAKNNALATIASALEQDITVLKEANARDCAQAQEKGLEAAFIDRLTLSDAALRTMIAGLRQVLSLPDPIGEISELKFRPSGIQVGRMRVPLGVIGIIYEARPNVTIDAAALCLKAGNAVILRGGSEALNSNLALARSISSGLAAAGLPADAVQVVATADRAAVGKLATMAEYIDVLVPRGGKSLIERLMREARVPMIKHLDGVCHVYVDSAADLTKALAVCDNAKTQRYGTCNTMETLLVAASIAATVLPPLCRLYQDKAVALRVCARSRTVLEQAGIASLTDATEADWRAEYLAPILAIRIVDDLDAAIDHINTYGSAHTDAIVTEHYDHAQRFLREVDSASVLVNASTRFADGFEYGLGAEIGISNDKLHARGPVGLEGLTSLKYIVLGHGEGRS is encoded by the coding sequence ATGAATATTGATCACTATATGACCGATCTCGGTCAACGCGCTCGCACCGCTTCACGTGCCATGGCGCGAGCCACAACGGCGGCCAAGAATAATGCGCTAGCGACGATTGCATCTGCGCTTGAGCAAGACATTACGGTGTTAAAAGAAGCCAATGCACGCGATTGTGCGCAGGCGCAAGAAAAAGGCTTGGAGGCAGCTTTTATTGATCGCCTAACCCTATCCGATGCAGCGCTGCGCACAATGATTGCTGGCCTGCGACAGGTACTCTCGTTGCCAGACCCGATTGGCGAAATCAGTGAACTCAAATTCCGCCCAAGTGGCATTCAGGTTGGCCGGATGCGCGTGCCACTTGGCGTGATTGGCATCATTTATGAAGCTCGGCCGAATGTCACCATTGACGCTGCGGCACTGTGCCTGAAAGCCGGTAATGCGGTGATTTTGCGGGGTGGTTCGGAGGCGCTCAATAGCAATCTGGCCCTTGCTCGTTCAATTAGCAGCGGGCTTGCAGCCGCCGGCTTGCCGGCCGATGCAGTGCAAGTGGTCGCGACGGCTGATCGGGCTGCTGTGGGCAAATTGGCGACGATGGCTGAATATATCGACGTGCTGGTACCGCGTGGCGGCAAGAGTTTGATTGAGCGCTTAATGCGCGAAGCGCGCGTGCCCATGATTAAGCACCTAGACGGTGTGTGCCATGTATACGTCGATAGTGCGGCCGACCTGACCAAGGCCCTAGCGGTTTGCGACAATGCAAAGACGCAGCGCTACGGCACGTGTAACACGATGGAGACACTATTAGTTGCCGCTAGCATAGCGGCGACCGTCCTGCCGCCGCTATGCCGGCTGTATCAGGATAAAGCCGTCGCCTTACGCGTCTGTGCTCGCAGTCGTACAGTGCTTGAGCAAGCCGGGATTGCTTCTCTGACCGATGCAACTGAAGCAGATTGGCGTGCCGAATACCTCGCACCTATTCTAGCGATTCGTATTGTCGATGATCTAGATGCTGCCATTGACCACATTAATACTTACGGTTCAGCCCACACAGATGCCATCGTGACTGAGCATTATGACCATGCGCAACGCTTTTTGCGCGAAGTGGACTCGGCCAGTGTTCTGGTGAATGCTTCAACGCGGTTTGCCGATGGTTTTGAATATGGACTTGGCGCGGAAATCGGCATCTCAAACGACAAGCTGCACGCGCGCGGACCGGTGGGCTTAGAAGGTTTAACTTCGTTGAAATATATTGTGTTAGGCCACGGCGAAGGCAGGAGCTAA
- the holA gene encoding DNA polymerase III subunit delta, with protein MQLRADSLASHLRKELAKLYIVYGDEHLLIQETLDAIRAVARAAAHTDRSIFTVERGFDWSALLGTSQAMSLFGERQLLEVRIPSGKPGKEGAEALKILAAESHPDRVVLITLPRLDAATQKTAWFTALLAAGVAIRIDRVERALLPNWISQRLTAQGQQMPPGEAGRQALRLIAERVEGNLLAAHQEIQKLGLLYLPGELSVEQIREAVLNVARYDVFKLNEAMLAGDVRRLATMLDGLRGEGEASMLVLWALVEELRVLLQLKRGVAAGRPLNTLLREQRVWGPREKLIGPALARLSEEALVAGLAFAARLDRQMKGLTRLFASEPPQALPPADLWHGLFELAMMVALSNQSRVGQSRE; from the coding sequence ATGCAACTGCGCGCTGATTCGCTCGCTAGCCATTTACGCAAGGAGCTTGCAAAGCTTTACATTGTATATGGCGATGAGCATCTTCTCATTCAAGAAACACTGGATGCCATTCGCGCAGTTGCGCGCGCGGCAGCTCATACGGATCGCTCTATTTTTACGGTGGAGCGTGGCTTTGATTGGAGCGCGTTGCTCGGCACCAGCCAAGCCATGTCGCTGTTTGGTGAGCGCCAATTGCTTGAAGTGCGCATTCCAAGCGGTAAGCCGGGCAAGGAGGGCGCCGAAGCTCTAAAAATACTAGCGGCTGAGTCTCATCCAGATAGGGTGGTCTTGATTACCTTACCTAGACTGGATGCCGCCACTCAAAAAACCGCGTGGTTTACGGCTTTGCTCGCAGCCGGGGTCGCCATCCGCATTGATCGCGTTGAGCGAGCCTTGCTGCCGAACTGGATTAGCCAGCGTCTGACCGCCCAGGGCCAGCAGATGCCGCCTGGTGAAGCCGGGCGGCAGGCATTGCGGCTGATTGCGGAACGAGTCGAAGGTAATTTGCTGGCGGCTCATCAAGAAATTCAAAAACTTGGGTTGCTCTACCTTCCGGGCGAGCTTAGCGTCGAGCAAATCCGCGAGGCGGTATTAAATGTGGCTCGTTATGATGTCTTTAAGCTGAATGAGGCCATGCTCGCAGGTGATGTGCGGCGGCTCGCCACCATGCTGGATGGTTTGCGCGGCGAAGGCGAAGCTTCTATGCTGGTACTATGGGCATTGGTTGAAGAATTGCGGGTGCTGCTGCAGCTTAAGCGCGGCGTGGCTGCTGGCCGGCCGCTCAATACCCTGCTGCGTGAGCAGCGCGTATGGGGGCCGCGCGAGAAGCTCATAGGTCCTGCGTTAGCGCGCTTGAGCGAAGAAGCACTGGTCGCGGGCTTAGCTTTTGCGGCGCGCCTAGATCGTCAAATGAAAGGGCTTACGCGTCTTTTTGCCAGTGAGCCGCCGCAGGCTTTGCCACCTGCGGACCTGTGGCATGGCCTCTTTGAGTTAGCTATGATGGTAGCGCTGTCGAATCAATCAAGGGTAGGCCAAAGCCGGGAATAA
- the lptE gene encoding LPS assembly lipoprotein LptE, whose protein sequence is MLSTRVAAVPILLTLILLAACGFQLKGQQDYAFKRLYIEPSGTASPSMIVRVKRMIQTGSDTVIVAATHDADAILSVSAARNQRALSLTAQGVVEEYELATSVVYALTSMDGTILIPTSMIRLNRSMTYNDRYALAKQAESELLYRDMENDATDQLMRRLALVHSLKPAQ, encoded by the coding sequence ATGTTGAGCACCCGCGTGGCCGCTGTGCCCATCCTCCTCACCTTGATCTTGCTAGCGGCGTGTGGCTTTCAGCTTAAAGGTCAGCAGGATTACGCTTTCAAGCGCCTTTATATCGAGCCCTCTGGCACGGCCAGTCCGTCGATGATCGTGCGCGTGAAGCGGATGATTCAGACTGGCAGCGATACAGTTATCGTCGCTGCCACGCATGATGCCGATGCGATCCTGTCGGTCTCCGCCGCGCGCAATCAGCGCGCCCTAAGCTTGACTGCCCAAGGGGTGGTTGAAGAATATGAACTGGCTACGTCGGTGGTTTATGCACTCACCAGCATGGACGGCACGATCTTAATCCCAACCAGTATGATTAGGCTGAATCGTTCGATGACCTATAATGATCGGTATGCGCTGGCCAAACAAGCTGAATCTGAATTGCTGTATCGCGATATGGAAAATGATGCGACGGATCAATTAATGCGTCGTCTGGCCTTGGTGCATAGCCTTAAGCCTGCACAATAG